A part of Salmo salar chromosome ssa18, Ssal_v3.1, whole genome shotgun sequence genomic DNA contains:
- the socs5b gene encoding suppressor of cytokine signaling 5b, with protein MEKVGKMWSNLRSRCQTLFHSDGAGPSTENSVVEVDGMHCVVDLERGGNSGEAQASRASSLSRSLLPLPMVTGGRRHNCVSDIPQIVEITIDSKDHEDARGGRGGVPVARRDSYSRHAPWGGKKKHSCSTKTQSSMDTDRRSGRARGAAGRRERRYGVSSIQEMGDSGSGGCSLSARSLRQRLSDTVGLCLPLPRRRSRSSKTPTISKRKIHLTELMLETCPFPQGSDLANKWHLIKQHTAPVSPHSSTALLDAFDTAHPSPEDEEERLRERRRLSIEEGVDPPPNAQIHTLEALAQGSSLYKLGPKMAPGIAEASGEARGAVACCSGGGVSVQVLGGATAQLADCDSEEDSTTLCLQALRPKQRHASGDGNLSRNQPGPWKVHTQIDYIHCLVPDLLQITALPCYWGVMDRYEAEALLDGRPEGTFLLRDSAQEDYLFSVSFRRYNRSLHARIEQWNHNFSFDAHDPCVFHSSTVTGLLEHYKDPSACMFFEPLLTAPLHRAFPFGLQHLARAAICPRTTYDGIGGLPLPPALQDFLKEYHYKQKVRVRWLEREPPLKIK; from the coding sequence ATGGAGAAAGTGGGCAAGATGTGGAGCAACCTGAGGAGCCGATGCCAGACCCTCTTCCACAGCGACGGTGCGGGACCCAGTACAGAGAACAGCGTGGTGGAGGTGGACGGTATGCACTGTGTGGTGGACCTGGAACGGGGTGGCAATTCAGGTGAGGCCCAGGCTTCTCGGGCCTCTAGCCTGTCCCGAAGCCTCTTGCCGCTCCCCATGGTTACTGGAGGACGACGTCACAACTGTGTGTCGGACATCCCCCAGATAGTGGAGATCACCATAGACAGCAAAGACCATGAGGATGCGAGGGGGGGTCGTGGAGGAGTCCCTGTGGCGCGGAGAGACTCATACTCACGCCATGCACCTTGGGGGGGCAAGAAAAAACACTCATGTTCCACTAAGACTCAGAGCTCCATGGATACAGACAGGCGGTCAGGGCGTGCGCGCGGGGCCGCTGGCCGGAGGGAGCGTCGCTACGGGGTCAGCTCTATCCAGGAAATGGGGGACTCTGGGAGCGGGGGTTGCAGTCTGAGCGCCCGTTCCCTGCGCCAGCGGCTTAGCGATACAGTGGGCCTGTGTCTCCCCCTGCCCCGCCGTCGCTCGCGCTCTTCCAAGACCCCCACCATCTCGAAGCGCAAGATCCACCTAACAGAGCTGATGCTGGAGACCTGTCCCTTCCCCCAGGGCTCGGACTTGGCCAACAAGTGGCACCTGATCAAGCAGCACACAGCGCCCGTCAGCCCGCATTCCTCCACGGCTCTGCTTGACGCCTTCGACACCGCCCACCCCTCCCCTGAGGACGAGGAGGAGCGTCTGCGCGAACGCCGCAGGCTCAGCATTGAAGAGGGAGTGGACCCCCCACCCAACGCCCAGATCCACACCCTGGAGGCCTTGGCACAGGGCTCCTCTCTGTACAAACTGGGACCAAAGATGGCCCCCGGCATTGCAGAGGCCTCTGGGGAGGCCCGGGGCGCCGTGGCCTGCTGCTCAGGAGGGGGGGTATCGGTGCAGGTGCTCGGGGGGGCTACAGCCCAGTTGGCTGACTGTGACTCGGAGGAGGACTCAACTACCCTATGCCTGCAGGCCCTGAGGCCCAAGCAGCGGCACGCGTCTGGGGATGGCAATCTGAGCCGGAACCAGCCTGGGCCATGGAAGGTGCACACACAGATCGACTACATCCATTGCCTGGTACCGGACCTGCTGCAGATCACTGCACTGCCCTGCTACTGGGGCGTGATGGACCGCTATGAGGCGGAGGCGCTGCTGGATGGACGGCCCGAGGGAACCTTCCTGCTGCGCGACTCGGCCCAGGAGGACTACCTGTTTTCTGTCAGCTTTCGCCGCTACAACCGCTCGCTGCATGCCCGCATCGAGCAGTGGAACCACAACTTCAGCTTCGACGCCCACGACCCCTGCGTGTTCCACTCATCCACCGTCACAGGCCTACTGGAGCACTACAAGGACCCCAGCGCCTGCATGTTCTTTGAGCCGCTGCTCACGGCGCCACTCCACCGGGCCTTCCCTTTCGGCTTGCAGCACCTGGCACGCGCCGCCATCTGCCCCCGGACCACGTACGACGGCATCGGCGGCCTTCCACTGCCCCCGGCCCTGCAGGACTTCCTCAAGGAGTATCACTACAAACAGAAAGTGCGTGTGCGCTGGCTGGAGAGGGAGCCGCCACTCAAGATCAAATAG